A single Garra rufa chromosome 9, GarRuf1.0, whole genome shotgun sequence DNA region contains:
- the cd79a gene encoding B-cell antigen receptor complex-associated protein alpha chain: MAFKLVIVLCFLAAVCNAGQDELKLEADKPLVRVALSHDVTIKCCYRWNKKPQVTWIKNVPTINGTTKPTLVNLSKEEMNKRREMNDGITCYSLNLKDVQLNDTGLYQCKLNHTSIQIFTHGTFLQVYKTLQKTLNLSESVKNSIITAEGVLLLLCVLLPGMMLLCKSKRLNQLERKKGREEENIYEGLNLDDCSATYHQIQRTSQQGPYQDVGICEEDIQLEKP; this comes from the exons ATGGCATTCAAACTGGTGATTGTTTTGTGTTTCTTAGCAG CTGTTTGCAACGCTGGTCAAGATGAGCTAAAACTGGAGGCGGATAAGCCATTGGTGCGTGTGGCTCTCTCCCATGATGTCACCATCAAATGCTGCTACCGCTGGAATAAGAAACCCCAAGTCACCTGGATCAAGAATGTTCCCACCATCAACGGTACCACAAAGCCCACTTTAGTAAATCTGTCCAAAGAGGAGATGAACAAGCGAAGAGAAATGAATGATGGAATCACATGCTATTCTCTGAATTTAAAGGATGTCCAACTCAATGATACCGGCTTGTACCAGTGTAAACTGAATCATACCTCAATTCAAATCTTTACCCATGGTACCTTCCTTCAAGTATACA AAACTTTGCAGAAGACGTTGAACCTCAGCGAGAGTGTGAAGAACAGCATCATCACAGCAGAAGGGGTGTTGCTGCTGCTGTGTGTGTTGCTCCCTGGCATGATGCTCCTCTGTAAG TCAAAGAGGTTGAATCAGCTGGAGAGGAAGAAAGGAAGGGAGGAGGAGAATATCTATGAG GGTCTAAACCTGGACGACTGCAGTGCAACTTATCATCAAATTCAACGCACCAGTCAGCAAGGTCCCTATCAGGATGTGGGCATCTGTGAAGAAGACATTCAGCTGGAGAAGCCATAG